A part of Populus alba chromosome 8, ASM523922v2, whole genome shotgun sequence genomic DNA contains:
- the LOC118039857 gene encoding uncharacterized protein At1g66480 produces the protein MGNTLGGKKTAKVMKINGETFKFKTPVKAGDVVKDYPGLVLLESEAVKHYGIRAKPLEAHQDLVPKRLYFLVELPETPTERVPRRVRSGINMSAKDRLESLMLSRRSTSDLSIMKPSSSIVSEEAKRGAMRVKMRLPKEEVEKLMQESKDEAEAAAKILDLCIANTAGGSHNSSREIAQNGQESGLSQQAHWKSGHGRVGNQQGIIKAREKRVSFLPFSEGEMQIAVASY, from the coding sequence ATGGGCAACACTTTAGGTGGGAAAAAGACTGCGAAAGTCATGAAGATAAATGGTGAAACATTCAAGTTCAAGACACCAGTGAAGGCTGGGGATGTAGTTAAGGACTATCCAGGGCTTGTTTTGCTAGAATCAGAGGCAGTTAAGCATTATGGTATTAGGGCAAAGCCATTGGAAGCACACCAAGACTTGGTGCCAAAGAGGCTCTACTTCCTAGTAGAGTTGCCGGAGACTCCAACTGAGAGGGTTCCAAGAAGGGTTCGTTCGGGGATTAACATGAGTGCTAAAGACAGGCTCGAGAGCCTAATGCTCTCTAGGAGATCAACATCTGATCTTTCGATAATGAAACCTTCGTCTAGCATTGTGTCCGAGGAGGCAAAACGTGGTGCAATGAGGGTGAAAATGAGGTTACCAAAGGAAGAAGTGGAGAAGTTGATGCAAGAAAGTAAGGATGAGGCCGAGGCGGCTGCTAAGATTCTGGATCTTTGCATAGCAAACACCGCAGGTGGCAGCCATAATAGCTCTCGTGAAATTGCACAAAATGGTCAAGAGAGTGGCTTGTCGCAACAAGCTCATTGGAAGAGTGGCCACGGGAGAGTCGGCAACCAGCAGGGGATCATCAAGGCACGTGAG